A region of Candidatus Binatia bacterium DNA encodes the following proteins:
- a CDS encoding VOC family protein, giving the protein MEINGIAHVMLTVSNFEACLPFYEQVLTYLGLKPVIKADTMLYCVGGRTAVGIVKAEDRYRDERFAQLRVGLHHVCFRARERADVDAFHAFLCRLGAKIVHPPEEGLWAPGYYSVLFEDPDGIRLEMNYVPGKGLLAETESKA; this is encoded by the coding sequence ATGGAGATCAATGGGATTGCGCACGTCATGCTGACCGTGAGTAACTTCGAGGCATGTCTTCCCTTCTATGAGCAGGTGTTGACGTACCTGGGGCTCAAGCCGGTCATCAAGGCCGACACCATGCTCTACTGTGTGGGCGGCCGGACCGCGGTCGGCATTGTCAAAGCGGAAGACCGCTACCGTGACGAACGATTTGCCCAGTTGCGCGTGGGTCTGCACCATGTGTGCTTTCGTGCGCGCGAGCGAGCGGATGTGGATGCGTTCCACGCCTTCTTATGCCGGCTGGGTGCCAAGATCGTCCACCCGCCCGAAGAGGGGCTCTGGGCCCCCGGGTACTACTCGGTGCTCTTCGAAGATCCGGATGGTATCCGGCTGGAGATGAATTACGTTCCGGGGAAGGGGCTGCTCGCGGAAACGGAGAGCAAGGCGTAA
- a CDS encoding DUF1214 domain-containing protein, with translation MASNQYETRAAFHELLDLLKDIDQKFFEGPCALTEEADVLDGYKWIPTLLQVALDAHVWADDNKPTFVEIVGPYKKWGGDNSDAFYYFAPIDPNRTYRVRGHKGEAAYLSLTVYGGPRDGRYSDRIVGTINDRSMTIGPGGNFEIILSPNQHPGNWLKLEPDAVCAITRDYMTDPVKGRRAAWSIEATEPVSPRRPTDTDMAARFRAAATFIRDQLSYTPLVFPPANTIQDPFPVPTVTRGWAAGDASYAMGSFDLEDDQALVIKGRSPACAFWNLCLWNPFLHTYDYRYERVTINGGQTTYAADGSWTIVVSKQDPGVANWLSTAGRRRGLIWFRWFLPEETPKPIEAKVVSLSELAG, from the coding sequence ATGGCATCAAACCAGTACGAGACTCGGGCAGCATTTCACGAGTTATTGGACCTGTTGAAGGACATCGACCAGAAGTTTTTCGAAGGCCCCTGCGCCCTCACCGAGGAGGCGGACGTCCTCGATGGCTACAAGTGGATCCCCACGCTCCTGCAAGTCGCTCTCGACGCGCACGTGTGGGCCGACGACAACAAGCCGACGTTCGTGGAGATCGTGGGCCCGTACAAGAAGTGGGGAGGGGACAACAGTGACGCCTTCTATTACTTCGCACCGATCGACCCCAACCGCACCTATCGGGTACGCGGCCACAAAGGCGAGGCCGCCTATCTCTCACTCACGGTCTACGGCGGCCCGCGTGACGGACGATATTCCGACCGCATCGTGGGAACCATCAATGATCGCAGCATGACAATCGGTCCCGGCGGGAATTTCGAGATCATCCTGAGTCCCAACCAGCATCCGGGCAATTGGCTCAAGCTCGAGCCGGACGCGGTGTGCGCCATTACACGGGACTACATGACCGACCCGGTGAAGGGACGACGGGCAGCGTGGAGCATCGAGGCCACAGAGCCCGTGTCGCCCCGGCGTCCGACCGATACCGACATGGCCGCCCGGTTCCGGGCCGCGGCCACGTTCATCCGTGATCAACTGAGCTACACCCCGCTGGTGTTCCCCCCCGCGAACACGATCCAGGATCCATTTCCGGTCCCGACGGTCACGCGCGGCTGGGCCGCGGGAGATGCCTCCTACGCCATGGGCAGCTTCGATCTGGAAGACGACCAAGCGCTGGTGATCAAGGGGCGGTCGCCGGCGTGCGCCTTCTGGAACCTGTGTCTGTGGAACCCGTTCCTGCACACGTACGACTACCGCTACGAGCGCGTGACCATCAACGGCGGCCAGACCACGTACGCGGCCGACGGGTCGTGGACCATCGTCGTGAGCAAACAGGACCCCGGCGTCGCCAACTGGCTGTCGACCGCGGGTCGGCGGCGCGGCCTGATCTGGTTCCGCTGGTTCCTGCCCGAGGAAACGCCGAAGCCGATCGAAGCGAAGGTGGTGTCGCTATCCGAGCTCGCGGGCTGA